One genomic segment of Arcobacter porcinus includes these proteins:
- a CDS encoding divergent polysaccharide deacetylase family protein, with product MSKEKTTTTKKRSTRSRTNRVIKRNVGKKILANNFLIALFLIVILLSASYFLLSNSLKENSTIIQDIKKEITLKNYSNEEIMDEVLLSEGIKEEVKLIEDSKKLLEQAKKEEPKVKEIIIKNEVQEEIIYEDKKKIDDKKVVTKKDKYTPKNNQKPKLVIVIDDVVSKSQVNKILDIGYPVNISFLPPAKNHKNSANIAKDINFYMIHFPLQASKAFKNFEENTLNIADSYQKIETRVKQLRAWYPNAIYTNNHTGSVFTENYEAMDKLFRALKKHNFIFVDSRTSPNSVAKELSVKYKFPYIVRDVFLDNNRNYDDILKQLKESISIAKKQGFAIAIGHPYDITFKVLKESKELLKDVEPIFLDKLPYL from the coding sequence ATGAGCAAAGAAAAAACTACAACAACTAAAAAAAGATCTACTCGTTCTAGAACAAATCGTGTTATTAAAAGAAATGTTGGCAAAAAAATATTAGCAAATAACTTTCTAATAGCTCTTTTTTTAATTGTTATTCTTCTATCTGCTTCTTATTTTCTCTTATCTAATAGTTTAAAAGAAAATTCAACTATTATCCAAGATATTAAAAAAGAGATTACTCTAAAAAACTACTCAAATGAAGAGATTATGGATGAAGTTTTACTCTCTGAAGGTATAAAAGAAGAGGTAAAATTAATTGAAGATAGTAAAAAGTTACTTGAACAAGCCAAAAAAGAAGAGCCAAAAGTAAAAGAGATAATCATAAAAAATGAAGTGCAAGAAGAGATAATTTATGAAGATAAAAAGAAAATAGATGATAAAAAAGTAGTTACAAAGAAAGATAAATATACTCCAAAAAACAATCAAAAACCAAAACTTGTAATAGTTATTGATGATGTTGTATCAAAAAGTCAAGTTAACAAAATTTTAGATATTGGCTATCCTGTAAATATATCTTTTCTTCCTCCAGCAAAAAATCATAAAAACTCTGCAAATATAGCTAAAGATATAAATTTTTATATGATTCATTTTCCTTTACAAGCATCAAAAGCTTTTAAAAACTTTGAAGAGAATACTTTAAATATAGCTGATTCATATCAAAAAATAGAAACTAGAGTTAAACAACTTAGAGCTTGGTACCCAAATGCAATATATACAAACAATCATACAGGATCAGTGTTTACAGAAAACTATGAAGCTATGGATAAGTTATTTCGTGCTTTAAAAAAACATAACTTTATCTTTGTAGATAGTAGAACTTCTCCAAATAGCGTTGCAAAAGAACTTAGTGTAAAATATAAATTCCCTTACATTGTAAGAGATGTTTTTTTAGATAACAATAGAAACTATGATGATATTTTAAAACAGTTAAAAGAGTCAATATCTATTGCAAAGAAACAAGGTTTTGCTATTGCTATTGGTCATCCTTATGATATAACTTTTAAGGTTTTAAAAGAGTCAAAAGAGCTTTTAAAAGATGTTGAACCAATATTCTTAGATAAACTTCCATATTTGTAA
- a CDS encoding DNA-processing protein DprA, whose protein sequence is MIKTIDFEIKELNSMAKYPKEIFYIGNTELLKKRKISIVGTRRPNSYSKEFTYKLSSKLSSSNICVVSGAAMGVDSISHSGAGASNTIAVVANGLNIRYPSVNKNQIIDIEKNGLILSTFKDDEKAKNYTFVLRNELVVALGEALIVTEADLNSGSLTSINYAIKQNKKIFVLPHRINESLATNELIKKNIAKVIYDIDEFVEEFSGIKQSQIKLCEVLEFCKTNPSYEKAILLYPDKILEYELEGKIRIESGKVFLI, encoded by the coding sequence ATGATAAAAACTATTGATTTTGAAATTAAAGAGTTAAATTCTATGGCAAAATATCCAAAAGAGATATTTTATATAGGAAATACTGAACTTCTTAAAAAAAGAAAGATCTCTATTGTTGGCACAAGAAGACCAAATTCTTATTCAAAAGAGTTTACATATAAGCTTTCTTCTAAATTATCTTCATCTAATATTTGTGTTGTAAGTGGTGCTGCTATGGGTGTTGATAGTATTTCTCATAGCGGTGCTGGAGCTTCAAATACTATTGCTGTTGTTGCAAATGGTTTAAATATTAGGTATCCAAGTGTAAACAAAAACCAAATAATTGATATAGAAAAAAATGGTTTAATTCTTTCAACTTTTAAAGATGATGAAAAAGCAAAAAACTATACATTTGTTTTAAGAAATGAATTAGTAGTTGCTCTTGGAGAAGCTTTAATCGTCACAGAAGCTGATTTAAATAGTGGAAGCTTGACATCAATAAACTATGCAATAAAACAAAATAAAAAAATATTTGTTTTACCTCATAGAATAAATGAGAGCCTTGCTACAAATGAACTTATTAAGAAGAATATTGCAAAAGTAATTTATGATATTGATGAGTTTGTTGAAGAGTTTTCTGGAATTAAACAATCACAAATTAAACTTTGCGAAGTCTTAGAGTTTTGTAAAACAAATCCTAGTTATGAAAAAGCAATTCTTCTTTATCCTGATAAAATATTAGAATATGAACTTGAAGGAAAAATAAGAATAGAATCTGGAAAAGTTTTTTTAATTTAA
- the purF gene encoding amidophosphoribosyltransferase, producing the protein MCAIVGIYGNKNAARLASMALFAMQHRGQEASGISSSCNGKIYTKKDRGLVSEVFTDEALAYLQGDMAIGHNRYATAGSDSVLDAQPVYAKYKLGEISIVHNGNLINKDEVREDLIDKGAIFQTGMDTENLIHLIAKNTKDHLKDRIIEALNRTIGAYCFIIQSRSKQFVIRDRYGIRPLSFGKLKSGGYIVASETCTFDLLEAEFIRDVRPGEMLIFDGNCEPESIQLFEPDFRPCAFEYVYFARPDSVIDGKNVYTTRENMGKALAKRDVENKTKYDMVVPVPDSGVPAALGYSAQSGIPFKYGIIRNHYIGRTFIEPTQEMRNNKVKMKLSPMNSIIEGKSLLVIDDSIVRGTTSKRIVKMLKEAGAKEVHFRVASPEIKFPCFYGIDTPTKEELISTKMTKDEICKYIEADSLEYLSIEDLVEAIGDNRHYALESFDGDYFVKA; encoded by the coding sequence ATGTGTGCAATAGTAGGAATTTATGGCAATAAAAATGCCGCAAGATTAGCGTCCATGGCTCTATTTGCCATGCAACATAGAGGTCAAGAAGCAAGTGGAATATCATCATCTTGCAATGGAAAAATATATACAAAAAAAGATAGAGGTTTGGTTTCTGAAGTTTTTACAGATGAAGCTTTAGCATATTTGCAAGGAGATATGGCAATAGGTCATAATAGATATGCAACAGCTGGAAGTGATTCTGTTTTAGATGCTCAACCTGTTTATGCTAAATACAAACTGGGTGAAATATCAATAGTTCATAATGGAAATCTAATAAACAAAGATGAAGTTAGAGAAGATTTAATTGATAAAGGTGCAATATTCCAAACAGGAATGGATACTGAGAATTTAATTCATCTAATTGCTAAAAATACAAAAGATCATTTAAAAGATAGAATCATTGAAGCATTAAATAGAACTATTGGAGCATATTGTTTTATTATTCAAAGTAGAAGTAAACAGTTTGTAATAAGAGATAGATATGGAATTAGACCTCTGTCTTTTGGAAAATTGAAAAGTGGTGGATATATAGTTGCAAGTGAAACTTGTACTTTTGATTTGCTTGAAGCTGAATTCATAAGAGATGTAAGACCAGGAGAAATGCTTATTTTTGATGGTAATTGTGAACCTGAATCAATACAACTTTTTGAACCAGATTTTAGACCATGTGCTTTTGAATATGTATATTTTGCAAGACCAGATTCAGTTATTGATGGTAAAAATGTATATACAACAAGAGAGAATATGGGGAAAGCTCTAGCAAAAAGAGATGTGGAAAACAAAACAAAATATGATATGGTTGTTCCTGTTCCAGATAGTGGAGTTCCAGCAGCACTAGGATATTCAGCACAAAGTGGAATACCTTTTAAATATGGGATTATTAGAAATCACTACATTGGAAGAACATTTATTGAACCAACTCAAGAGATGAGAAATAACAAAGTAAAAATGAAATTAAGTCCTATGAATTCAATCATAGAAGGAAAATCTCTTCTTGTAATAGATGATTCAATTGTAAGAGGAACAACTTCAAAAAGAATAGTTAAAATGCTTAAAGAAGCAGGTGCAAAAGAGGTTCATTTTAGAGTTGCTAGCCCTGAAATCAAGTTTCCATGTTTTTATGGAATAGATACTCCAACAAAAGAGGAGTTAATCTCTACAAAAATGACTAAAGATGAAATATGTAAATATATAGAAGCTGATAGTTTAGAATATCTATCTATTGAGGATTTAGTTGAAGCTATTGGAGATAATAGACATTATGCATTGGAAAGCTTTGATGGAGATTATTTCGTAAAAGCATAA
- the dapB gene encoding 4-hydroxy-tetrahydrodipicolinate reductase, with the protein MIKIGILGSTGRVGSLLIDDLKNDKEAKLSCVHVFGKMEKTLPENTVVTNDINVLFDESDVVIDFSSPSATQELLEAVVEGGKRKALVIATTGLNKHQQNLLLEASKLVPILYATNMSLGVAVLNKLVALASKTLREFDIEIVEQHHRHKVDAPSGTALTLAEHASNARELELDKVRVSERDGQIGARTKDEIAVMALRGGDIVGRHTVGFYNDGEFLELNHTATARNTFSKGALKVAKWIVNKDASLYSINDALGL; encoded by the coding sequence ATGATAAAAATAGGTATTTTAGGAAGTACAGGAAGAGTTGGAAGTTTATTAATTGATGATTTAAAAAATGATAAAGAAGCAAAACTATCTTGTGTTCATGTTTTTGGTAAGATGGAAAAAACTCTACCAGAAAATACAGTTGTAACAAATGATATTAATGTATTATTTGATGAAAGTGATGTAGTTATTGATTTTTCAAGTCCATCTGCAACTCAAGAGCTTTTAGAAGCTGTTGTTGAAGGTGGAAAAAGAAAAGCTTTGGTAATTGCAACAACTGGTCTTAATAAACACCAACAAAACTTACTTCTTGAAGCTAGTAAGCTTGTACCTATTTTATATGCTACAAATATGAGCTTAGGAGTTGCAGTTTTAAATAAACTTGTAGCTCTAGCATCTAAAACATTAAGAGAATTTGATATAGAAATTGTTGAACAACATCATAGACATAAAGTTGATGCTCCATCAGGAACAGCATTAACTTTAGCAGAACATGCAAGTAATGCAAGAGAATTAGAACTAGATAAAGTAAGAGTATCTGAAAGAGATGGACAAATTGGAGCTAGAACAAAAGATGAAATTGCAGTTATGGCTTTAAGAGGTGGAGATATAGTTGGAAGACACACTGTTGGTTTTTATAATGATGGGGAATTTTTAGAGTTAAATCATACAGCAACTGCAAGGAATACATTTTCAAAAGGTGCATTAAAAGTTGCAAAATGGATAGTAAATAAAGATGCAAGTCTTTACTCTATAAATGATGCTTTAGGTTTATAA
- the trxB gene encoding thioredoxin-disulfide reductase, which translates to MLDLAIIGGGPAGLTAGLYATRGGLKNVIMFEMGMPGGQITGSSEIENYPGQGSVMTGMDLMASWPEQCQKFGLKHEMAEVSNISKKGDNFLVKTAEGKEYEARSVLFATGSVPKKAGFKGENEFFGRGISTCATCDGFFYKGKEVAVIGGGDAALEEAYYLAKMCSKVYLVHRRDTYRAAPSTIENIKKSANIEEVTNVSVEEVLGDASGVTGLKVKCNKTGETRDLPTPGVFVFVGRHALNAPLKQEDGTFLCDMNDNGEVVVDLKMRTNVKGLYAAGDIRIEAAKQVVCAAGDGATAAVDIIEYLG; encoded by the coding sequence ATGTTAGATTTAGCAATTATTGGTGGAGGACCAGCTGGATTAACTGCTGGTTTATATGCTACTAGAGGTGGTTTAAAAAATGTAATAATGTTTGAAATGGGAATGCCAGGAGGTCAAATTACTGGTTCTAGTGAAATTGAAAACTATCCAGGACAAGGAAGTGTTATGACTGGTATGGATCTTATGGCTTCTTGGCCTGAGCAATGCCAAAAGTTTGGATTAAAACACGAAATGGCAGAAGTTTCAAATATTAGTAAAAAAGGCGATAACTTTTTAGTTAAAACTGCTGAAGGTAAAGAGTATGAAGCTAGATCAGTTTTATTTGCTACTGGATCAGTTCCAAAAAAAGCAGGTTTTAAAGGTGAAAATGAGTTCTTTGGAAGAGGAATTTCAACTTGTGCAACTTGTGATGGATTCTTTTATAAAGGAAAAGAAGTTGCTGTAATTGGTGGTGGAGATGCTGCTCTTGAAGAAGCTTACTACTTAGCAAAAATGTGTTCAAAAGTATATTTAGTACATAGAAGAGATACTTATAGAGCTGCTCCTTCAACTATTGAGAATATTAAAAAATCAGCAAATATTGAAGAAGTTACAAATGTAAGTGTTGAAGAAGTTCTTGGAGATGCTTCAGGAGTTACTGGATTAAAAGTTAAATGTAATAAAACAGGTGAAACAAGAGATTTACCAACACCAGGTGTTTTTGTTTTTGTTGGAAGACATGCACTAAATGCACCATTAAAACAAGAAGATGGAACTTTCTTATGTGATATGAATGATAATGGTGAAGTTGTTGTTGATTTAAAAATGAGAACAAATGTAAAAGGACTTTATGCTGCTGGAGATATAAGAATTGAAGCAGCAAAACAAGTTGTTTGTGCAGCTGGTGATGGAGCTACGGCTGCAGTTGATATAATTGAATATTTAGGATAA
- the trxA gene encoding thioredoxin, translated as MAKYIELTSANFDEVTSKGISMVDFWAPWCGPCRMIAPVIDELAADFEGKANICKVNTDEEQDLAVKYGVRSIPTIVFMRDGEVVDTLIGASSKQAFTDKINSLL; from the coding sequence ATGGCAAAATATATTGAATTAACATCGGCTAACTTTGATGAAGTTACAAGTAAAGGTATTTCAATGGTAGATTTCTGGGCTCCATGGTGTGGACCTTGTAGAATGATAGCTCCAGTTATTGATGAATTAGCAGCAGATTTTGAAGGGAAAGCAAATATTTGTAAAGTAAATACAGATGAGGAGCAAGATTTAGCAGTTAAATATGGAGTTAGATCTATTCCAACAATTGTTTTCATGAGAGATGGAGAAGTTGTAGATACATTAATAGGTGCATCTTCAAAACAAGCATTTACTGATAAAATCAACTCTTTATTATAA
- the alaS gene encoding alanine--tRNA ligase gives MDIRREFLEFFKSKGHEVVSSMPLVPDDPTLMFTNAGMVQFKDIFTGNIPAPKNPKATSCQLCIRAGGKHNDLENVGYTARHHTLFEMLGNFSFGDYFKEDAIAYAWEFITVNLELPIEKLWVTVHENDYEAFNIWTKFIDQKRILRFGDKDNFWSMGDTGACGPCSEIFYDQGEENFSGPEDKMGGDGDRFLEIWNLVFMQYERTKSGELLPLPKPSIDTGMGLERVIAIKEGVLNNFDSSNFKPIIETLEKITNKKASKENIGSYRVIADHLRACSFMLSQGILFGNEGRPYVLRRILRRAIRHGYLIGLRKPFMAKLVDTLIDIMGGHYIELKENTNYIKEQLTLEEERFFKTIDLGMNLFNEELANTKKLFSGEIAFKLYDTYGFPLDLTEDMLKDKGLKVDMSKFEELMNNQKSMAKAAWKGSGDALNEGDFKSLLEKYGQNEFVGYTNTTFDSKVLTLLDENFKEVDSLKNQKGWVLLDKTPFYATSGGQNGDIGALEFDGHNIMVLETSKFHNLNLSLLDVKDTKLTKNQSLLAVVINRNEVMKHHSATHLLQSALKMVLGDSVSQAGSYNDDLKLRFDFTYPKAMTKEQIDEVEDLVNSMINRALEGVIEELPLEEAKKKGAIAMFGEKYGDFVRVVSFGKDVSIEFCGGTHVKNTTDIGSFYIVKESGVSAGIRRIEAVVGASAIRYVKEQLNKLSEIQSEIKSNDVLSGIKKLKNEIKELKNEVKNVQSQVSTPINEEIIEDTKLIVSIVENGDLKKIVDDSKNGNEKVAILLLQAKDDKVTIVAGSKNTKIKAGDWIKQIATILGGNGGGRADFAQAGGKDASKMEEAKIAAIAYAKENL, from the coding sequence ATGGATATAAGAAGAGAATTTTTAGAATTTTTTAAAAGTAAAGGTCACGAAGTTGTATCATCTATGCCACTTGTACCAGATGACCCAACTTTGATGTTTACAAATGCAGGTATGGTTCAATTTAAAGATATTTTTACAGGAAATATTCCTGCTCCAAAGAATCCTAAGGCAACATCTTGTCAACTATGTATAAGAGCTGGTGGAAAACATAATGATCTTGAAAATGTAGGTTATACAGCAAGACATCATACTTTATTTGAAATGCTTGGGAATTTCTCTTTTGGAGATTACTTTAAAGAAGATGCAATAGCTTATGCTTGGGAATTTATAACAGTAAATCTTGAACTTCCAATAGAGAAACTTTGGGTAACTGTTCATGAAAATGATTATGAAGCGTTTAATATTTGGACAAAGTTTATAGATCAAAAAAGAATTTTAAGATTTGGAGATAAAGACAACTTCTGGTCAATGGGAGATACGGGTGCTTGTGGTCCTTGTAGTGAGATTTTCTATGACCAAGGTGAAGAGAATTTCTCTGGTCCTGAAGATAAAATGGGTGGAGATGGAGATAGATTTTTAGAGATTTGGAATCTTGTTTTTATGCAATATGAAAGAACAAAAAGTGGAGAGCTTCTTCCTTTACCAAAACCTTCAATAGATACTGGAATGGGTCTTGAAAGAGTAATTGCGATAAAAGAAGGTGTTTTAAATAACTTTGATTCTTCAAATTTTAAACCAATTATTGAAACTTTAGAAAAAATTACAAATAAAAAAGCAAGTAAAGAAAATATAGGTTCATATAGAGTAATTGCTGACCATTTAAGAGCTTGTTCATTTATGTTAAGTCAAGGAATTCTTTTTGGAAACGAGGGAAGACCTTATGTTTTAAGAAGAATTTTAAGAAGAGCTATTAGACATGGTTATTTAATTGGTCTTAGAAAACCTTTTATGGCTAAGCTTGTTGATACTTTAATTGATATTATGGGCGGACATTATATTGAATTAAAAGAGAATACAAACTATATAAAAGAGCAACTAACTTTAGAAGAAGAGAGATTTTTCAAAACTATTGACCTTGGAATGAATTTATTTAATGAAGAGTTAGCAAACACAAAAAAACTATTTAGTGGAGAAATTGCATTTAAACTATATGATACTTATGGTTTCCCTTTAGATTTAACAGAAGATATGCTAAAAGATAAAGGTTTAAAAGTTGATATGAGTAAGTTTGAAGAGCTTATGAATAATCAAAAATCTATGGCAAAAGCTGCTTGGAAAGGTAGTGGAGATGCTTTAAATGAAGGTGATTTTAAATCTTTATTAGAAAAATATGGTCAAAATGAATTTGTGGGTTACACAAACACAACTTTTGATTCAAAAGTTTTAACTCTTCTTGATGAAAATTTTAAAGAAGTAGATTCTTTAAAGAATCAAAAAGGTTGGGTACTTTTAGATAAAACTCCATTTTATGCTACAAGTGGTGGACAAAATGGTGATATTGGTGCATTAGAGTTTGATGGACATAATATTATGGTTCTTGAGACTTCTAAATTCCATAATTTAAATCTATCTTTACTTGATGTAAAAGATACAAAACTTACAAAAAATCAATCTTTATTAGCAGTAGTTATAAATAGAAATGAAGTAATGAAACACCATAGTGCTACACATTTACTTCAAAGTGCTTTAAAAATGGTTCTTGGAGATAGTGTTTCTCAAGCTGGTTCATATAATGATGATTTAAAACTAAGATTTGACTTTACTTATCCAAAGGCTATGACAAAAGAACAAATTGATGAAGTTGAAGATTTAGTAAATTCAATGATAAATAGAGCTTTAGAAGGTGTTATTGAAGAGTTGCCTTTGGAAGAAGCAAAGAAAAAAGGTGCAATCGCTATGTTTGGTGAAAAATATGGTGATTTTGTAAGAGTTGTTAGCTTTGGCAAAGATGTTTCTATTGAATTTTGTGGTGGAACACATGTAAAAAATACAACTGATATTGGAAGTTTTTATATAGTTAAAGAATCAGGTGTTAGTGCAGGAATTAGAAGAATAGAAGCTGTTGTTGGAGCTAGTGCAATTAGATATGTAAAAGAGCAATTAAATAAACTATCAGAAATTCAATCTGAGATTAAGTCAAATGATGTTTTAAGTGGAATTAAAAAACTTAAAAATGAGATTAAAGAGCTTAAAAACGAAGTTAAAAATGTTCAAAGCCAAGTTTCAACACCTATAAATGAAGAGATTATTGAAGACACTAAATTAATAGTTAGTATTGTTGAAAATGGTGACTTAAAGAAAATTGTAGATGATAGCAAGAATGGAAATGAGAAAGTTGCAATTTTACTTTTACAAGCAAAAGATGACAAAGTTACAATTGTTGCAGGAAGTAAAAACACTAAAATAAAAGCTGGAGATTGGATCAAGCAAATTGCTACAATACTAGGTGGAAATGGTGGTGGAAGAGCCGATTTTGCACAAGCTGGTGGAAAAGATGCAAGTAAAATGGAAGAAGCAAAAATAGCAGCTATTGCTTATGCAAAAGAGAATTTATAA
- a CDS encoding MFS transporter, which yields MKTNLLIIVYSIIVVLSVMYATQPIQPLLAREFDISVIEASQFTAIVLLFMAISPIIYGYFLEKMCPKKMLINASIILLVTNICLGLSRSFESFMIFRTLEALVVPAVLTSLMSILASIDKENIKFNMSVYVAATVFGGLVGRIFSGFIATNFSYTYVFYSLSFAIFISILLIRKLDFDGEANILKPKFEDIKNILKDKRFLLIYFLMFCVFFVFAGVLNVLPFRAKEISENFSEFQISLLYLGYGMGILVSLNSKKITNFFKGDLNTIIVSTIFFTIICFTLFTEDIIYLFILLFLLCVGMFTTHTVSTQLANSMKSSQKSLTSGMYLSFYYLGGAMGSFFPSIIYKSYGWDIMIWIFGAILIVVLYVLMISKKRLSKAS from the coding sequence TTGAAAACAAATCTGCTTATTATTGTTTATTCAATAATTGTTGTATTATCAGTAATGTATGCAACTCAGCCAATACAACCACTTTTGGCAAGAGAGTTCGATATAAGTGTAATTGAAGCATCTCAATTTACAGCTATAGTTTTGCTTTTTATGGCAATATCTCCAATCATTTATGGATATTTTTTAGAGAAAATGTGTCCTAAAAAGATGTTAATAAATGCAAGTATTATTTTACTTGTTACAAATATATGTTTAGGTCTTTCAAGAAGTTTTGAATCTTTTATGATTTTTAGAACTTTAGAGGCATTAGTTGTACCTGCTGTTTTAACTTCACTTATGAGTATTCTAGCTTCAATAGATAAAGAAAATATAAAATTTAATATGTCAGTTTATGTTGCTGCAACAGTATTTGGAGGACTTGTAGGAAGAATATTCTCAGGTTTTATTGCAACAAACTTTTCATATACTTATGTATTTTACTCTTTATCTTTTGCAATTTTTATCTCAATTCTTCTTATTAGAAAACTTGATTTTGATGGAGAAGCAAATATTTTAAAACCAAAATTTGAAGATATAAAAAATATTCTGAAAGATAAAAGATTTTTACTTATATATTTTCTAATGTTCTGTGTGTTTTTTGTATTTGCAGGTGTTTTAAATGTTCTTCCTTTTAGAGCAAAAGAGATTTCAGAAAACTTTTCTGAGTTTCAAATATCATTACTATATTTAGGGTATGGGATGGGAATTTTGGTATCTTTAAACTCAAAAAAGATTACAAACTTTTTTAAAGGAGATTTAAATACTATAATAGTTTCTACAATATTCTTTACAATAATATGTTTTACACTATTTACAGAAGATATTATATATCTATTTATTCTTCTATTTTTATTGTGTGTAGGAATGTTTACAACGCATACTGTAAGTACACAATTAGCAAATTCTATGAAAAGCTCACAAAAGTCTTTAACATCAGGAATGTATCTTAGTTTTTACTATCTTGGTGGAGCCATGGGGTCATTTTTCCCATCGATTATATATAAAAGCTACGGTTGGGATATTATGATTTGGATTTTTGGTGCTATATTAATTGTAGTTCTATATGTATTAATGATTAGTAAGAAAAGGCTATCAAAAGCCTCTTAA